One Oscillospiraceae bacterium DNA window includes the following coding sequences:
- a CDS encoding DUF4315 family protein — MIAKIVKLKTEREKNRDKISELQARNKELDGEITELENTDIVGMVRELGLTPESLGQLLKNLKKCPAETFQHITEKTEDKSDEEN, encoded by the coding sequence ATGATTGCAAAAATCGTAAAACTGAAAACGGAACGGGAGAAAAACCGCGACAAAATTTCCGAGCTTCAGGCGCGGAACAAAGAGCTTGACGGCGAAATCACAGAGCTTGAAAACACGGACATCGTTGGTATGGTTCGTGAGCTTGGCCTGACCCCGGAATCTCTGGGTCAACTGCTCAAGAACCTCAAAAAATGCCCTGCCGAAACCTTCCAGCACATTACTGAAAAAACGGAGGATAAATCTGATGAAGAAAACTAA
- a CDS encoding NlpC/P60 family protein produces MSKRTPRLLFTEDELKPPVVEKAAGKAASASDRLDKVENRIPKKQVRRRTVDPNTGRVTVRLSFEEKKPPSKLVHAVRAAPLNAAAIEAHREVHSVEDDNVGVESVHKAECTVEAGTRAGVSAHRHRKMKPYRDAAKTERRSDRANLDALKKDAEQQNPQLSSNPYSRWQQKQAIKKEYAAAKAGSGAANTTVSASEITGKAAKEAADKTQKAGEFIAKHKKGFLILGVAALVLVILLNSASSFSVLLQGGLSSVSISTYPSADSDMLAAESSYASLEAALKDELDHYQARHPGYDEYRFDLDMIEHDPYVLISMLTAVKGGEWKASDVQSLLQTIFDRQYSLTQTVTVEVRYRTETRTGTRTVTDPDTGEESTVDYDYDVQVPYNYYICNVKLDNFDLSHLPVYMMSEDQLSLYSVYMATLGNRPDLFPGSGYVTRYAPGQYEDYDIPPEAMQDATFAAMITEAEKYLGYPYVWGGSSPSTSFDCSGFVSWVINHSGWNVGRLGAQGLYNICTPVSPANAKPGDLIFFQHTYDTSGASHVGIYVGNNMMIHCGDPIHYSNITESYWQQHFLGFGRLPKP; encoded by the coding sequence AAATAGAATCCCCAAAAAGCAGGTTCGTCGGCGTACCGTTGATCCCAATACGGGCAGGGTCACGGTGCGCCTTTCCTTTGAGGAAAAGAAACCGCCGTCCAAGCTGGTGCATGCAGTAAGAGCAGCGCCTTTGAATGCGGCGGCGATAGAAGCTCACCGCGAAGTTCACTCTGTCGAAGATGATAATGTCGGCGTTGAGAGCGTCCACAAAGCAGAATGTACGGTTGAGGCCGGTACTCGCGCCGGTGTTTCAGCGCATCGACACCGAAAAATGAAGCCATATCGGGATGCGGCAAAAACAGAAAGGCGTTCTGACCGCGCCAATCTGGACGCGTTGAAAAAGGATGCTGAGCAGCAGAATCCGCAGCTTTCCAGCAATCCCTACTCCCGCTGGCAGCAGAAACAGGCAATCAAAAAGGAATATGCGGCGGCGAAGGCTGGCAGCGGTGCTGCAAATACGACCGTAAGTGCTTCGGAAATCACCGGTAAGGCGGCAAAAGAAGCTGCGGACAAAACCCAGAAAGCCGGGGAATTCATTGCAAAACACAAGAAGGGCTTTCTCATACTTGGCGTGGCTGCCTTGGTTCTCGTGATTCTCCTGAACAGCGCGTCATCCTTTTCTGTACTGCTGCAGGGCGGTCTGAGCAGCGTCAGCATTTCCACCTATCCCAGCGCTGACAGCGATATGCTTGCCGCTGAATCGTCTTATGCCTCCTTGGAAGCAGCTCTGAAGGATGAACTTGACCATTATCAGGCGCGGCATCCAGGCTATGACGAATACCGATTTGACCTCGACATGATTGAGCATGACCCGTATGTGCTCATATCCATGCTCACGGCAGTTAAGGGCGGTGAATGGAAAGCGAGCGACGTGCAAAGCCTGCTTCAGACGATTTTCGACCGCCAGTATTCGTTGACGCAGACGGTGACGGTGGAGGTGCGATACCGGACAGAAACCCGCACAGGAACACGGACGGTCACCGATCCTGACACTGGCGAAGAATCCACGGTGGATTACGATTATGATGTTCAGGTTCCCTACAACTACTATATCTGCAACGTAAAACTGGACAACTTCGATCTGTCTCATCTGCCGGTGTATATGATGTCCGAAGATCAGCTTTCCCTCTATTCCGTTTATATGGCGACGCTTGGCAATCGGCCTGATTTGTTCCCCGGCTCCGGCTATGTAACGCGCTACGCACCTGGGCAGTATGAGGATTATGATATTCCGCCGGAAGCTATGCAGGACGCGACCTTTGCGGCCATGATCACGGAAGCGGAAAAATATCTCGGATACCCCTATGTGTGGGGAGGCAGTTCGCCGAGTACCTCTTTTGATTGTTCCGGCTTTGTCAGCTGGGTTATCAATCACAGCGGCTGGAACGTGGGGCGGCTCGGAGCACAGGGGCTTTACAATATCTGTACGCCGGTGTCACCGGCGAATGCCAAACCCGGTGATCTGATCTTCTTCCAGCACACCTATGACACCAGCGGTGCATCGCACGTTGGAATCTACGTCGGAAACAATATGATGATTCACTGCGGCGATCCCATTCACTATTCCAACATCACAGAAAGCTACTGGCAGCAGCATTTTCTTGGCTTTGGCCGACTGCCCAAACCATAA